Genomic DNA from Euwallacea similis isolate ESF13 chromosome 11, ESF131.1, whole genome shotgun sequence:
ATTTAAAGCATTTAAAACCGCGTTTAAATCGACGAAATGTTGCCCATATCTTGTATTTATCGAAGTCGATCTTGATATTCacttaaaatagtaaaaaaaaaaaacagaaagaaTCACCTTTTTAACGGAAAGGCATAATaatcatagaaaaaataagataagAAAATTACGAATAAATATagagaagaataaaaaaataaaaaagatcatctaaaaaagaaaagctTCTTCAAGATCACTTGTTACAAAGAACATTGtgacaagaaaataaattaagaactcACTTTCTTTCAGATGAAGAATTTGGTGATTGTAATTGTGGCAGCGGCTGTGACTCAGATCGTAGCAGAAAAGCTTCGTTTTGACAATTATACTTTGTACCGTATTACACCCACAACGAAGAAACTCGTGGAGGCTCTTCGTCACATTGAGGAAGAAGCTTACCTTACCGGTTACAATTTCTTCTCGTAAGTTACTCGGTAATATTCTGTAGTAAAGTATATTACATAATTAGAGCGCTAAAAAGCATGTTGCAAGCAACATGAAAGTTTACGTGCGAACTGCAGGCAAGTCAGAAATACCGGCGAGTAAAGTAATATGTGTTATTTTCGGGGGACGTATAGTGCTTTTTCTAAGAGCtattattgtttgaaattctgaaaaaacaCATATAAAACACATGTGGTGTGGTTGCCATGGAAATGCTAACACACCAACATGTCTCAGCTAAACTCTGTTGCGTAATAATGTTACGTAACAGAACGAAGGTCCCCCTTCTTGGTTTCCATGAAACTCTCCCACGCTATTTTGAATATAACATTCTAGTGAAGTGGGCATAGAAAATATCCCAGTGGACATTTTGGTGCCTCCCGAGCAAATCcaaaaattcagagatgaTATTTTGGAACAGCCCGACGTAAAGAGCGAGTTGCTCAATGAGAATATTCAAGAGGCTATCGACGCCGAGGGGGTCAGACCCGCTTCCAAAGCTAACACTTTTGGGTGGACCAGCTACCATACCTTGGACGAGGTTTTCATTCATTAAACCAGGTTCTAGTCCTCCAGTTTATATTCGTTTATGTAGATTAATGCGTTCCTTCGAAACACTGCATTCGCTAATGGGGGCAGCGTGACTCTTCTCCAAGGTGGACAGACATATCAAGGGCGAGAAATTCTAGGTGTAAAGCTGGACATTGGTTCCCAAACTGGAAAGCAATCCATCTTCATTGAAGCGAACATTCATGCCAGAGAATGGTAAGATGTGTCCTCAATAGTAACTAATGCGAAAAGTGGCACTTTTCCGTATTTGCCACTGAGTGAGCGAACTGTTGAGGGTCGGAAAggcattttttttcctttgttaggtataatttttctcaaagaGTGAATTTACGTCAAATTGcgaaaataagatttttagaACTCGAAAGTCTATTCGATACCCCTAGTACTCCCTTCTATTTTTTCCTAAGTAGTTCCTAAGTACTCCCTTCTAGCGACCCCTACCCTATTTTCTAGTACCTAAGTACTCTCTCTTGCACCTAAATGATTGCAACAGAGCATTTTGGCACACGAGAAGTTagtaattgtttatttaccaCATAATGAGCCAAGATATAATTTCTTGGACCAGTTTGCCGTCTAGAGCAAGAAAGACACCTTCTGTATGTGTTAGAATTCCCCATTTTCCCTTCGAGTGTGGGTTTACGTTCCACtgaataaacatttaaagaaatatatatattgttCAACGAGTGGTAGCATTTTTACCGCACTCCCTCTAACCGAATAAGAACGGTTATTTCATTTAGAACGGAAAAAACTCCAGCTATATTCGGTGTAACAAAGAGCCCACATAATAGTTGTGGAAAGTGGCCCTTTCTCGCCCGAGCTTAATGCTGCCCGAAGGAAGAAATGTGAAGGTTCTCAGGTTTACTCGGGCGGAAAAGTAATCTCTCGCACACCCATATGAGTAAGTGGTAACGGAAAAGTGCGCTCTTCcacatacaaaaatattgttattccTTATTTTTGATCAGGATCACGTCTGCTGTGGCCACTTACCTAATCAACGAGCTGCTCTATAGCACCGAGCCAGAAATCCGTGAACTCGCCCAAGGTTACGTTTGGTATATTTTCCCCGTTACCAACCCCGATGGTTTTGTTCACTCGCACACCAATGTAGGTATAACCCCATAGAGTTAATCATCATTTTAATGATTGAGTCATAAACTGGGGTATATTACAGAACCGCCTCTGGAGGAAAACTCGTACACCCTACAGCGTGCTTTGCTACGGAGCCGATCCCAACCGTAACTGGCCTTACCAATGGATGACCGGTGGTGCCTCCAACCAGCCTTGCTCCGACACCTACGCTGGACCTAGTCCTCTCTCTGAAGAGTCTACTCGCACTTTGTCCGACTTCATCGATAGCGTTGGCGAAGAACTGGTTGCTTACATCAGTTTCCACTCTTACTCCCAAATGCTGTTGCTTCCTTATGGACATACAACCGCGCATTTGGATAATTACGATGAAATGGTACTGCAGTCAAAAATCCTTAACTGGTCGGTCTTCAAATCCTCAACTTTGCTTCTAATCTGGTCAGCTTTAATTGGTGTGAATAGCGATCTTTAAACCTACCAGTTAAGATCCCTTTTTGGTTATGGGTACAATGCACTCTAAGTGAGTTTGTACTCTAATCAGTTGCATCTTTTAGTTGGCAATTGGCAGACAGGCTATTACAGACTTGTCCCGAAGGTATGGAACTCAGTATGTGGTCGGAAACATCGCTGAGATTATTTGTAAGACTTAacattaatatgtatataggaTTCTAAAGATAACTTTGTAGACGTAGCCAGTGGTGGTAGCATGGATACCGTAAAGAACAAGTTCCAAACCCCGATCGCCTACACTTACGAGCTTCGTGACAGGGGCCAGAATGGCTTTGTCCTGCCAGCTTCCGAGATTATACCCACTAGTATCGAGACTATTGATTCTTtggtttcaattttcaaatcttaCAGAGCTCGTCATGGTTAGAGCTTAAGTTGACCAGTGTTATTTGTGATAAGCTCACACTAATCACTAATAAAGAAAAGCGATAATGTAACTTATGTGCGTTTTCATCGTTTCTTCTGTAAAAGTATCTTATAATTAATGTAACTAAAGGCTTTCGTGAGGTCACAGAACACCCACCCAGATCAAAAACAAGTTTCTAAAATCATAAATGTTAAGCTTCTGCAGTAGATTTAATGATTAATACGATCAAAGGCTTTTGTTAGGTCACAGAACACACCTCTCAAAGTTGTCAGGCCAATGCAGAGAAGGCTTCAGAAAGGGGAACAAAGAATAACCTCTTCTTCTTAGATTGAAATGTTCTGGTAAAGGAAAAAGAGATTAAATAAGGGAAATAGATTGACGgtatcaaatttatttgttcACAAACAGTATCTCTGTCTTGTACTAGTGTGTCAAAAATATCACATCTTATGCTTCTAGCAATAATGCTTCaaaattgtataaattaatattattatagatGCGTCATTCATTATTAAATCTACGCAAATTGGCCATTGTGGTGTGCCTACATTTACAAACAATACCCGTAACTCAGTCCATAACATTACTAGCCTGCAGTaaacaaattgttatttacGGCACGAGTCCAGTAAGCGATTTGTTACAGCACGAgctttttattcgaaaatacTGTAACAATGAAATGCTAACGAGTGTTGTAACAACACCTAATGgacatatattatatattactttatttcacactttcatttaatatataaaaaatttattttaggcaataaataaaaacaaaatttcttgaaagAATGGCAAATGCAAATTGTATGCTCGTTCATCCTTcttattaaaactaatgattaataattaaatctacAGTAACGAACACAATACAAATAGCAGCCCATATAACAACAAATAGCAACCATCCGTGATGTTTAAAGGGACTAGCATATTTTTGCGAGTAAAACCCAAAGTGTCCCCTGCATTGCTGCCTGGCCTTCCATACTAAGAACGCCGGTATTAGGTACTGAACGACAACTCCGATGTAAGAGCCCGTAATTTCCACCAGTCCTTTAAGGTTGTGCGTGGAGAGGGCGGTTATAATTGGGGGGAAGATCGCCAAACTGGGAAAAAGCAATCGCTTAACAACGAACCCACGTCTTTCCAGCGTGAGGGGGTCGAAGAAGAGATGTTTTAAATTGCCTTGCATGGTAATAGCTATTATGGGAAAGCTTGTGGCCATTGGGAATAAAGGGAAAATTGCCAAGAACATCCCGATGGTTTTCATAAAGAAACCTGCGTCACTAGCAGGCATGAAGTTTAAGGAATATAATACATCAATAGTTTCAAACGCAAAGGATCCTGTGAGACACACCACTAAGTAAAAGGTACAAATTATCAGAAAATCAATGCTAATTTTCTTGCTTAGTTTAAGTTTGCTGCTAAACGGGGCTATGAGCCCTGGCAAGGAGTGGTGGCACATGAAACTATATACACTAGAACCAGCTAAAGCAGGCACTTCAGCCAAATTAACTGCACTGGGATGGCCCTGCTGGCCATATTCCATTAATCTTAAACTAGCCAAAGTAAGCATTATACTAAATGCGACCCACCTTATACTTATAGTAAACATTTGCAAATACTTTGTCTTTTGAAGATTGAAGTAAGTAAAGGGCCCTACAAGGATCCCAAACAGAGCTACATAAATACGATACATGTCCATCTTAGTTATCTCCGAGTTTTCCCAGCAAAACTCAGTAAAGTTTTCGGTGTTATTTGACGATTTACAGCTGAGATTTACGATTGTCTTTCCGGAGGCTGCCACGTAAATTGAAAGGTCGCCAAAAAGGTAAATgcataagaaaataaagaatagCATATGGCCCGTTTTTGGCAGGTACAATGAAGCAATTTCACCTAATTctacttttttgtttaaggtGTAATAATGGCGAGTGCGGTTTACCAAGATGGCAGTCTCTTCAGTGCTGTTTTCAGGGTCTGAGTCTGTGTGAAGAGGATCTTCACTTTcctgaaaataacaattaaagtCATCTTCTGCAGGAAGGTAATTGCAATATAACCATTGTTAATGTTCACCTGTTATTATTGGCTTTTACcaatattactatttttactTACACAACTTCTTATGAATATCATTCTACTTACTTACAAACACTCTACTTACATCAACTTTGTGTTCTTGAATTTTTCTCCATTGAATTGTGGCATTGGCACATGCCATACTCTCAATGACAAAAGTGGCTGTAATGAAGCTGACGAAACACAGGATGGCAATGGCAATGGTGCCGAAAAGCCAGCCTGCTGCTTGGAAAGCAGCAGGAAGGGTTAGGGCCCCTGTGCCAACAATCAAGTTGAACACATAAATTAAGCCTACCTGAAACATTTTGCAGTAAGTTGAGAAATGTATGTACATGTGGCACATTCATATAGATGCTTTACCAATGGAGAATACTGGTCTGTTTGTGGCATTATTGCTAGCCAGGAATTTGAAACAACTGAAGCAAGAGGAAATCTTTTCTTCTATGCAGTTCTATCGCATTATCTTGCAACATATGGAAGTAATTCCAGTGGGTATTCATAAATTGACCGTTGTCACCGACTTTATCCTGCTAATCTGGATAACTCTCACGCATGAAGTTGgtgcaaaaaatatatgaaatggGAGACtcaataaacataaacaaaaaatgataaaaatcgGAAATGAAACAACAACAAACATGAAGTTGGATTTTAATGAACTTTTACTCACAGAGAGAGCGATCGGTCGACGTCATTTTAACCAAGTCTTGGAATAGCAACTGGCAATACTgcaaaatgtttcaaattactGGGTGTGATAAACGACTATTAACTGTTTTTTCTCGACCATTttctaaaacaattaaatgacacgttaatttaaaaatttaatttaagctaaaaaaatacaagccccttcttgaaaattttctgaCTATAAATGGTCATCTCCCATCACTTAGCTGCTTGCTTCAGTAGAAGCGCTTTCCCGTACTGCGCAGTTTACCTATAGGTCATCCAATACAAACACCGATGTACGTCATAAACCACGTAATTTCATTGCCAACcctaacatttaaaatatgaaaaaatttaacgagGAATTCGTCTCA
This window encodes:
- the LOC136411975 gene encoding transmembrane protein 104 homolog, with product MPQTDQYSPLVGLIYVFNLIVGTGALTLPAAFQAAGWLFGTIAIAILCFVSFITATFVIESMACANATIQWRKIQEHKVDESEDPLHTDSDPENSTEETAILVNRTRHYYTLNKKVELGEIASLYLPKTGHMLFFIFLCIYLFGDLSIYVAASGKTIVNLSCKSSNNTENFTEFCWENSEITKMDMYRIYVALFGILVGPFTYFNLQKTKYLQMFTISIRWVAFSIMLTLASLRLMEYGQQGHPSAVNLAEVPALAGSSVYSFMCHHSLPGLIAPFSSKLKLSKKISIDFLIICTFYLVVCLTGSFAFETIDVLYSLNFMPASDAGFFMKTIGMFLAIFPLFPMATSFPIIAITMQGNLKHLFFDPLTLERRGFVVKRLLFPSLAIFPPIITALSTHNLKGLVEITGSYIGVVVQYLIPAFLVWKARQQCRGHFGFYSQKYASPFKHHGWLLFVVIWAAICIVFVTVDLIINH
- the LOC136412012 gene encoding zinc carboxypeptidase-like → MKNLVIVIVAAAVTQIVAEKLRFDNYTLYRITPTTKKLVEALRHIEEEAYLTGYNFFSEVGIENIPVDILVPPEQIQKFRDDILEQPDVKSELLNENIQEAIDAEGVRPASKANTFGWTSYHTLDEINAFLRNTAFANGGSVTLLQGGQTYQGREILGVKLDIGSQTGKQSIFIEANIHAREWITSAVATYLINELLYSTEPEIRELAQGYVWYIFPVTNPDGFVHSHTNNRLWRKTRTPYSVLCYGADPNRNWPYQWMTGGASNQPCSDTYAGPSPLSEESTRTLSDFIDSVGEELVAYISFHSYSQMLLLPYGHTTAHLDNYDEMLAIGRQAITDLSRRYGTQYVVGNIAEIIYVASGGSMDTVKNKFQTPIAYTYELRDRGQNGFVLPASEIIPTSIETIDSLVSIFKSYRARHG